Proteins encoded within one genomic window of Felis catus isolate Fca126 chromosome C1, F.catus_Fca126_mat1.0, whole genome shotgun sequence:
- the LOC123379491 gene encoding uncharacterized protein LOC123379491 → MGRAQSWTPASMPQREWRFGGPPRKSPVLAIISGGLRGARNGKSLSFAAWLQRILLCVSHLFHQEALFPCPLLPESPGGTDEAQISQGRASKPTVSTQRAHFAGHQSLPELKGTLDAHGQTLSCYTETAQKEVTPPNPRRGDPCASAIAFAPRLIFSSERDTQLAHANSCLRTRAVPAWPGPAPSGSKDWNQQYSPPENP, encoded by the exons ATGGGCCGGGCACAGTCGTGGACACCTGCCAGCATGCCACAGAGAGAATGGAG GTTTGGGGGACCTCCTAGGAAGTCCCCAGTTTTGGCAATCATCTCAGGAGGCCTCCGCGGGGCTAGGAATGGAAAGTCACTCAGCTTTGCCGCTTGGCTGCAGAGAATTCTTCTTTGCGTGAGCCACTTGTTTCACCAGG AGGCGTTGTTTCCATGTCCATTGCTGCCCGAGAGCCCAGGGGGGACAGACGAAGCACAAATCTCTCAGGGCAGAGCCTCGAAGCCCACGGTTTCTACGCAGCGGGCTCACTTTGCTGGTCATCAGAGCCTCCCAGAGCTGAAAGGGACCTTGGATGCCCACGGTCAGACCCTCTCGTGCTACACAGAGACCGCACAAAAGGAGGTGACACCCCCAAATCCACGCAGAGGGGACCCATGCGCCAGTGCCATTGCTTTCGCACCGAG GCTCATTTTCTCTAGTGAAAGAGACACTCAGCTTGCCCATGCCAACTCCTGTCTTCGTACCCGCGCGGTCCCTGCGTGGCCCGGCCCCGCCCCATCCGGCAGCAAAG ACTGGAACCAACAGTACTCGCCCCCTGAGAACCCCTAG
- the KLHDC7A gene encoding kelch domain-containing protein 7A codes for MLPGRGGAESQDWHLDMQLAGKVVLSAAALLLVTAAYRLYRLRPARAPLGDRNSKAEEKAEGSGQPADPGAVPGAPHRALRHRRGSKGAGAPLGCGQESQGGSRVPATGRSPEDAEAQEAQEREKKGAGVEAGGQGLVSELAPPRCSGREAGTAVGGKPEPPHHPTVGDEFQSSPLGLAAAEGSRVGRAPTPWRDGGSPGQPGLGEQESPATSLMAHTEGESDTNRSWVFPRNRGVHGEEAGALQAAVDMGLTLHQREGAASASYTYSSVSRVRVEESFIPEKVEGMGPRLKGKVYDYYVESTSWATSKGRLAPRTAAPAEAPLPVPLPGAPGTEAASGGREGGAETPTSSQPGPSPPTQGFGRKESLVRIMENPELQLQLEGFGAPAPSCPDQSAPPGHPLPQASLGSSSAGSSREAHVQLVAGTNFFHLPLAPGSAPDVHLDLGNCYQVLTLAKKQKLEALKEAAYKVMSDNYLQVLRSPDIYGCLSGTERELILRRRLRGRERLVVADVCPQEGSGRLCCYDEAQDAWHPLARLPPEAVSRGCALCSLFNYLFVASGCRGPGHEPSNRVFCYNPLTGIWSEVCPLNQARPHCRLVALDGHLYAIGGECLNTVERYDPRLDRWTFAPPLPSDSFALAHTATACAGDVYVTGGTLRYLLLRFSAREQRWRAGPTGGGKDRTAEMVAVNGFLYRFDLDRRLGISVHRCSASARLWYECATYRTPYPDAFQCAPVGDLIYCVGRWRSLCFLADHISPRFVPKEPRSFPSPRGTLLPAVLTLPVPDAPQTRV; via the coding sequence ATGCTCCCcggaagaggaggagcagagtCCCAGGACTGGCATTTGGACATGCAGCTGGCAGGCAAGGTGGTGCTGTCGGCCGCCGCGCTGCTCCTGGTGACCGCAGCCTACAGGCTGTACAGGTTGAGGCCCGCCCGGGCCCCGCTGGGGGACAGGAACTCCAAGGCCGAGGAGAAGGCCGAGGGCTCCGGGCAGCCGGCGGACCCGGGGGCTGTTCCTGGGGCACCGCACCGGGCTCTGAGACACCGGAGGGGAAGCAAGGGGGCCGGAGCGCCGCTGGGCTGTGGCCAGGAAAGTCAGGGGGGGTCCCGAGTCCCGGCAACAGGACGCTCTCCCGAAGACGCAGAAGCCCAAGAGGCTCAGGAGCGCGAGAAGAAGGGCGCTGGTGTGGAAGCGGGTGGGCAGGGCCTTGTCTCTGAGCTGGCACCTCCTCGCTGCAGTGGCCGGGAAGCCGGAACAGCTGTTGGCGGTAAGCCCGAGCCGCCCCACCACCCCACTGTGGGCGATGAATTCCAAAGCTCCCCACTTGGCCTCGCTGCGGCAGAGGGGAGCAGGGTGGGCAGGGCGCCCACTCCGTGGCGGGACGGCGGATCCCCGGGACAGCCAGGGCTCGGGGAGCAGGAGTCCCCCGCCACGAGCCTGATGGCCCACACGGAAGGCGAGAGTGACACGAACAGGAGCTGGGTCTTTCCTCGCAACAGGGGGGTCCACGGGGAAGAGGCCGGGGCCCTCCAGGCGGCCGTGGACATGGGCCTGACCCTGCACCAGCGGGAGGGAGCCGCCAGTGCCTCCTATACCTACTCGTCTGTGTCCCGGGTTCGCGTGGAGGAGAGCTTCATTCCTGAGAAGGTGGAGGGGATGGGGCCCAGGCTGAAGGGCAAGGTGTACGATTACTATGTCGAGTCCACTTCCTGGGCCACCTCCAAGGGCCGGCTGGCCCCCAGGACAGCCGCCCCGGCTGAGGCTCCACTCCCCGTGCCCCTgccaggcgccccgggaacaGAGGCCGCTTCAGGAGGCCGGGAAGGTGGAGCCGAAACGCCCACCTCCTCCCAGCCGGGGCCGTCGCCCCCCACGCAAGGCTTCGGCAGGAAGGAGAGCCTCGTCCGGATCATGGAGAACCCggagctccagctccagctcgaGGGCTTTGGGGCCCCCGCTCCGTCCTGCCCAGACCAGAGCGCCCCGCCtggccacccccttccccaggcttCTCTTGGGTCCAGCTCGGCCGGAAGCAGCCGGGAGGCCCACGTGCAGCTCGTGGCGGGGACCAACTTCTTCCACCTCCCGCTGGCCCCTGGCTCAGCGCCAGACGTGCACCTGGATCTGGGCAACTGCTACCAGGTGCTCACCTTGGCCAAGAAGCAGAAGCTGGAGGCGCTGAAGGAAGCGGCCTACAAGGTGATGAGCGACAACTACCTCCAGGTCCTGCGCAGCCCGGACATCTACGGCTGCCTGAGCGGGACGGAGCGGGAGCTGATCCTCCGGCGCCGCCTGCGGGGCCGCGAGCGCCTGGTGGTGGCGGACGTGTGCCCCCAGGAGGGCTCCGGCCGTCTCTGCTGCTACGACGAGGCGCAGGACGCCTGGCACCCGCTGGCCCGCCTGCCCCCCGAGGCGGTGTCCCGAGGCTGTGCCCTCTGCAGCCTCTTCAATTACCTCTTCGTGGCGTCCGGTTGCCGGGGGCCCGGGCACGAGCCCTCCAACCGCGTCTTCTGCTACAACCCGCTGACCGGCATCTGGAGCGAGGTGTGCCCGCTGAACCAGGCCCGGCCGCACTGCCGGCTGGTGGCCCTGGACGGCCACCTGTACGCCATCGGCGGCGAGTGCCTGAACACGGTGGAACGCTATGACCCGCGCCTGGACCGCTGGACCTTTGCGCCGCCGCTCCCCAGCGACTCCTTCGCCCTGGCGCACACGGCCACGGCGTGTGCGGGCGACGTCTACGTCACGGGCGGCACCCTGCGCTACCTGCTGCTCCGCTTCTCGGCCCGGGAGCAGCGCTGGCGGGCCGGCCCCACGGGGGGCGGCAAGGACCGCACGGCCGAGATGGTGGCCGTCAACGGCTTCCTCTACCGTTTTGATCTCGACCGCCGCCTGGGCATCAGCGTCCACCGCTGCAGCGCCAGCGCCCGCCTCTGGTACGAGTGCGCCACCTACCGCACCCCGTACCCGGACGCCTTCCAGTGCGCCCCGGTGGGCGACCTCATCTACTGCGTGGGGCGCTGGCGCTCGCTCTGCTTCCTGGCCGACCACATCTCGCCCAGGTTTGTGCCCAAGGAGCCACGGAGCTTCCCCTCCCCGCGGGGCACCCTCCTGCCCGCCGTCCTGACCCTGCCCGTCCCCGACGCGCCTCAGACCAGGGTCTag